In the Halodesulfovibrio aestuarii DSM 17919 = ATCC 29578 genome, one interval contains:
- the fliR gene encoding flagellar biosynthetic protein FliR, producing the protein MAEFLSFLLTLMRLSLVVFLLPFFEGKTIPRLVKASVCLMLTLAIFPSLSLKASSFPAHPFEIAMIMVSEILLGILLGLAVRFIFAGIRTGGQVIGFQMGFSMLTLANPSSGEQEGITSILLYQLSFTVFIVANGHLYLIKALTDSFDLIPPGGLVLSATVGQEILSLSLTMFVLAIKVAAPVMISLMLVELTLGLMGRAAPQMNLLMLGFPVKIAVGLVFIGMLFTLMGQRMEQLIMSLAPMFSNLMKAGSPLLQ; encoded by the coding sequence ATGGCAGAATTTCTAAGTTTTCTGCTCACACTCATGCGACTCAGCCTTGTAGTTTTTCTGCTGCCATTCTTTGAAGGGAAAACCATCCCCCGTCTGGTAAAGGCTTCTGTATGCCTCATGCTTACCCTCGCCATATTCCCGTCATTATCTCTCAAAGCATCATCATTTCCTGCTCATCCTTTTGAAATTGCGATGATAATGGTCAGTGAAATTCTGCTCGGCATTCTACTGGGGCTTGCGGTCAGATTTATCTTTGCAGGCATCAGAACAGGTGGTCAGGTTATCGGTTTCCAGATGGGTTTCTCTATGCTTACCCTTGCTAACCCATCCTCAGGCGAACAGGAAGGAATCACATCTATCCTTCTGTATCAATTGAGTTTTACCGTTTTCATTGTTGCAAACGGTCACCTATATCTCATTAAAGCACTTACGGATTCATTCGATCTTATTCCGCCGGGAGGACTTGTCCTCTCTGCCACAGTAGGTCAGGAGATCCTCAGTTTATCCCTTACAATGTTTGTTTTAGCAATTAAAGTTGCTGCTCCGGTTATGATTTCTCTTATGCTTGTAGAATTAACTCTCGGCCTTATGGGGCGTGCAGCACCGCAAATGAACCTTCTCATGCTCGGTTTTCCAGTCAAAATCGCCGTGGGTCTTGTTTTCATCGGAATGCTCTTCACACTGATGGGACAACGTATGGAACAACTTATCATGAGCCTCGCCCCGATGTTCTCCAACCTGATGAAAGCCGGCTCTCCGCTGTTGCAATAA
- the flhB gene encoding flagellar biosynthesis protein FlhB, with amino-acid sequence MPQSDPSKTEKATPKKRDKTREDGDVAKSQEVPKAATTLAGIIIVYAWIGVINERIQSIMRSCYTFDATLDMTTKSAINFINDVAYDLAVMLIPVFFFLFLFAGLSMRVQVGHLWTVKVFKPKWNKFNPIKGMKNMFLSMQTLVRLIKSIAFAAVIGIAPYLVITDEMDNFILLYNSTPEGIAEYMLRLIFKVSLYAMLAMLAIALADYFYSRWDYEENIKMSKDEVKDEHKQAEGDPKVRSQQRQKMAEMSQKRMMQDVPKADVIVTNPTHISVALRYNAMEAPAPIVVAMGADNIAKKIREIAKENNIPLRENVPLARALYKSVKVGDQIPEDLYKAVASILASLNKFKQKQ; translated from the coding sequence ATGCCACAAAGCGATCCGAGTAAGACTGAAAAGGCGACGCCCAAGAAGCGGGACAAGACCCGCGAAGACGGTGACGTCGCCAAATCGCAAGAAGTTCCTAAAGCCGCAACCACCCTTGCGGGGATTATTATTGTCTATGCGTGGATTGGCGTCATTAACGAACGTATTCAAAGCATTATGCGCTCATGCTATACATTTGACGCCACGCTCGACATGACAACCAAGTCTGCCATCAACTTTATTAATGATGTGGCTTACGACCTTGCAGTCATGCTCATCCCTGTTTTTTTCTTTCTGTTTCTCTTTGCCGGACTATCCATGCGTGTTCAGGTTGGGCATCTGTGGACAGTGAAGGTATTCAAACCGAAATGGAACAAATTCAACCCGATAAAAGGGATGAAAAACATGTTCTTGTCCATGCAGACGCTTGTCCGACTTATTAAAAGCATCGCGTTTGCAGCCGTTATCGGTATTGCCCCGTACCTCGTCATTACGGATGAAATGGACAACTTTATCCTTCTCTACAACTCAACACCGGAAGGCATAGCAGAATATATGCTTCGCCTCATATTTAAGGTGTCTCTGTACGCTATGCTTGCCATGCTCGCCATTGCTCTTGCGGACTACTTCTACTCCCGCTGGGACTACGAAGAGAACATCAAGATGTCCAAAGACGAAGTTAAAGACGAACACAAACAAGCAGAAGGTGACCCGAAAGTGCGGTCTCAGCAACGCCAAAAAATGGCTGAGATGTCCCAGAAACGCATGATGCAAGATGTTCCGAAAGCGGACGTGATTGTCACAAACCCGACGCATATCTCTGTAGCTCTGCGTTACAACGCTATGGAAGCTCCGGCGCCTATCGTTGTAGCTATGGGGGCAGACAACATTGCTAAAAAAATTAGAGAAATTGCAAAAGAAAATAACATTCCTCTGCGAGAAAACGTGCCTCTGGCACGAGCTTTGTATAAGTCAGTGAAGGTGGGTGATCAAATTCCGGAAGATCTCTACAAAGCAGTAGCTTCCATCCTCGCATCACTCAATAAGTTTAAGCAAAAACAGTAG
- the hflX gene encoding GTPase HflX, whose product MVLVGDTGAIYIPELPRARSSSDRLRGLRLVHTHLNDALLSQEDLMDMLFLRLDSVSVLTVDGMGAPVSFQSAHILPVPSEDGASYNVHEATSWEKVDIDFEAQTEALEEELARTADSARKQSGSEHAVLVSVSTQPKDVQESHLNELAELADTAGVSVAGKLVQRVHQVNHKFIMGRGKLAELEILCLQGNASMIIFDGELSPAQLRNLTEVTERKVIDRTQLILDIFAQHATTRAGKLQVEMAQLQYALPRLVGKNRAMDRLMGGIGGRGPGETKLETDRRKVRDRIARFKKELAALRKQRAYARDRRNKARVPVAALVGYTNAGKSTTLNALTNSTVLAENKLFATLDPTTRRLRFPEERELILTDTVGFIRNLPKELREAFRATLEELEAADLLLHVADAGHPELEKQIAAVERILEDMELHEIPTTLILNKWDTLDEEQQEALTHLYPNAIHIAAKSRLGLDELSQVIIDRIDWERGLVI is encoded by the coding sequence ATGGTTCTGGTGGGTGACACCGGCGCCATTTATATTCCGGAACTTCCTCGCGCTCGATCCAGTAGCGATCGTTTACGTGGTCTGCGTCTTGTTCATACTCATTTGAACGATGCACTTCTTTCGCAGGAAGACCTGATGGATATGCTCTTCTTACGTCTGGATTCTGTTTCAGTGCTTACTGTCGATGGCATGGGCGCTCCTGTTTCCTTTCAGTCTGCTCATATTCTCCCTGTACCTTCCGAAGACGGCGCGTCGTACAATGTGCACGAAGCTACCTCGTGGGAAAAAGTAGATATTGATTTTGAAGCGCAGACCGAGGCTCTTGAAGAAGAGCTTGCACGAACAGCAGATAGTGCCCGCAAACAAAGCGGCTCAGAACATGCGGTTCTGGTAAGTGTCAGCACACAGCCAAAGGATGTTCAAGAGTCACACCTGAATGAACTGGCAGAGCTTGCTGACACCGCAGGTGTTTCTGTTGCAGGTAAACTTGTGCAGCGGGTGCATCAGGTAAATCATAAATTTATTATGGGTAGAGGTAAGCTTGCAGAGCTGGAAATCCTTTGCCTTCAGGGTAATGCTTCCATGATCATTTTTGATGGTGAGCTTTCCCCTGCGCAGTTGCGTAACCTTACGGAAGTAACTGAACGAAAGGTTATTGATAGGACGCAGCTGATTCTCGATATTTTTGCACAGCACGCTACAACGCGTGCAGGCAAATTACAGGTTGAGATGGCACAACTGCAGTACGCACTGCCGCGTCTGGTTGGTAAAAACCGTGCAATGGACAGATTGATGGGTGGTATCGGTGGCCGTGGGCCGGGTGAAACCAAGCTTGAAACTGACCGACGAAAAGTGCGTGATCGCATTGCCCGTTTTAAAAAAGAGCTTGCTGCATTACGTAAGCAGCGTGCGTATGCGCGTGATCGCCGTAACAAGGCTCGCGTACCAGTCGCTGCGCTTGTGGGCTACACAAACGCGGGCAAGTCGACCACACTTAATGCTTTGACCAACTCAACGGTGCTTGCGGAGAATAAACTGTTTGCAACGCTTGATCCCACAACCCGCAGACTGCGTTTTCCAGAAGAACGTGAGCTTATTCTGACAGATACCGTAGGATTTATCCGAAATTTACCGAAAGAGTTGCGCGAAGCGTTCCGTGCAACGCTTGAAGAGCTTGAGGCCGCAGACCTGTTGCTGCATGTAGCAGATGCCGGACATCCGGAATTGGAAAAGCAGATTGCAGCTGTTGAACGTATTCTTGAGGACATGGAACTGCACGAAATTCCGACAACGCTGATCCTGAATAAGTGGGATACGCTTGATGAGGAACAGCAGGAGGCATTGACCCATTTATACCCCAATGCAATCCATATCGCTGCCAAAAGCAGGCTGGGACTTGATGAACTTTCTCAGGTGATTATTGATCGCATTGATTGGGAACGCGGATTAGTGATCTAA
- the flhA gene encoding flagellar biosynthesis protein FlhA, producing the protein MAASANASTINYERFSQHGDLLLAGGVVLILFVMLIPIPTLLMDVMLSMSISLSLLVLVTSMFIKSPLEFSIFPTLLLVTTLFRLALNVATTRLILLHGSEGPDAAGDVIQSFGQFVVGGNYVIGIVIFAILFILNKMVITSGTTRIAEVAARFTLDAMPGKQMAIEADLNAGLLDEKTATMRRETIRREADFYGAMDGAGKFVQGDVMAGLLITIVNITAGILIAVFQNGMSWNDALSTYTLLTVGDGLVSTIPSLIISTAAGIIVSRAAAEAKMGEEFIGQLTSNSKALNLVGCVLLVFALVPGMPFLAFSFFAICMFVIAKLTSNASADVAQRTGAGAGGEQKDGEKAQEALDTPEAVQSLLPLDALELEVGYGLIPLVDEAQDGNLLSRIRTIRRQFALDMGVIIPSLHLRDNLQLKPGQYTVLIKGNEMAGAEILIDHFLAMDPGDARHSIKGIETREPAFNLPALWVPEVQKEEAVLAGYTVVDPSTVIATHLTEVFKRSLADFLGRQEVQSLLDNLAKHAPKAVEELVPNVLTLGAVQKVLQNLVRENISIRDLLTIVETLADYGTSVKNPDVLTEYVRERLARTIVRPYMDQENTLPIIMLDPNVEKTVQESIRQTEGGAYLALDPATAQQVIQAVNSAVENAVVADGQPVILTSPMVRPHLSQLIMRFIPNIPVISQAEIPADIRLNTVGNVGI; encoded by the coding sequence ATGGCTGCCAGCGCAAATGCTTCTACAATCAATTACGAACGTTTCTCTCAGCACGGTGATTTACTCCTTGCAGGCGGTGTGGTGCTCATTCTTTTTGTAATGCTCATCCCTATCCCGACCCTGCTTATGGACGTCATGCTCAGCATGTCCATCTCTCTGTCGTTACTGGTGCTCGTAACATCTATGTTCATCAAGTCACCGCTGGAATTTTCAATTTTCCCGACCTTGCTGCTTGTAACAACACTATTCCGCCTTGCCCTTAACGTGGCAACAACCCGTCTTATCCTGCTGCACGGCAGTGAAGGGCCGGACGCTGCCGGTGATGTAATTCAATCCTTCGGCCAATTCGTTGTCGGCGGTAATTATGTTATCGGTATCGTAATCTTCGCGATTCTTTTTATCCTGAATAAAATGGTTATTACCTCCGGTACAACACGTATCGCAGAAGTAGCAGCCCGATTCACTCTTGATGCTATGCCGGGTAAGCAGATGGCAATTGAGGCAGACTTGAACGCAGGTCTCCTTGATGAAAAAACTGCCACCATGCGCCGCGAAACTATTCGCCGGGAAGCTGACTTCTACGGTGCAATGGACGGTGCCGGTAAGTTCGTTCAGGGTGACGTAATGGCGGGTCTGCTTATTACTATAGTCAACATTACTGCAGGCATCCTGATTGCTGTTTTCCAAAACGGCATGTCATGGAATGACGCTCTTTCCACATACACTCTTCTCACCGTTGGTGATGGTCTCGTATCCACAATTCCGTCTCTCATTATCTCCACCGCTGCCGGCATCATCGTATCCCGTGCCGCGGCTGAAGCGAAAATGGGTGAAGAGTTCATCGGTCAGCTTACATCTAATTCTAAAGCACTTAATCTGGTCGGCTGCGTACTTCTCGTATTTGCTCTGGTTCCGGGTATGCCGTTCCTTGCATTTTCATTCTTCGCAATCTGCATGTTTGTCATTGCAAAACTTACATCCAACGCAAGTGCAGATGTTGCCCAGCGTACCGGTGCAGGCGCGGGGGGTGAACAGAAAGACGGTGAAAAAGCTCAAGAAGCATTGGATACTCCGGAAGCAGTACAGTCTCTTCTTCCTCTGGATGCTCTGGAACTGGAAGTTGGTTACGGTCTTATTCCGCTTGTTGATGAAGCACAGGACGGCAACCTGCTCTCCCGTATCAGAACAATCCGCAGACAGTTTGCACTGGATATGGGTGTCATTATTCCGTCCCTGCATCTTCGTGACAACCTGCAGCTTAAACCCGGACAGTACACAGTCCTTATCAAAGGCAATGAAATGGCAGGAGCAGAAATTCTCATCGACCATTTCCTCGCGATGGATCCGGGCGATGCCCGTCACTCCATTAAAGGCATCGAAACCCGTGAACCGGCATTTAACCTGCCAGCGCTGTGGGTACCGGAAGTTCAAAAAGAAGAAGCAGTACTTGCAGGGTACACTGTTGTTGACCCATCTACGGTTATTGCAACGCACCTTACCGAGGTATTCAAACGCAGCCTTGCTGATTTCCTTGGTCGTCAGGAAGTTCAGTCTCTGCTTGATAACCTTGCCAAGCACGCACCAAAAGCTGTGGAAGAACTTGTACCAAACGTGCTCACTTTGGGCGCAGTGCAAAAAGTTCTGCAAAATCTCGTACGAGAAAATATTTCGATCCGCGATCTGCTCACTATTGTTGAAACTCTCGCGGACTACGGAACAAGCGTTAAAAATCCAGATGTACTCACAGAGTATGTCCGCGAACGCTTAGCACGTACAATTGTTAGACCGTATATGGATCAGGAAAATACGCTCCCGATTATTATGCTGGACCCGAATGTGGAAAAAACTGTTCAGGAATCTATCCGACAGACAGAGGGCGGTGCATACCTTGCTCTTGACCCTGCCACAGCCCAGCAGGTTATTCAGGCCGTAAACTCAGCTGTAGAAAACGCTGTCGTTGCGGATGGTCAGCCGGTTATTCTGACATCCCCGATGGTACGTCCGCATCTTTCTCAACTTATTATGAGATTTATCCCGAACATTCCGGTAATATCTCAAGCAGAAATACCTGCAGACATTCGTTTGAACACTGTTGGTAATGTAGGAATCTAA
- a CDS encoding IMP cyclohydrolase has product MDLLPIKRALLSATDKTGLVEFATFLSENGVELVSTGGTARMLKEAGLKVTPVSEVTGFPEILGGRVKTLNPFIHGGILADKDNPEHLATLKEHEIAAFDLIVVNLYNFENAAARGLDLRGAVEEIDIGGPCMLRAAAKNFHSILVLPDPSEYKAVQKELLENDMRVGLALRRDMAVKTFARTSQYDGMITEYLASKDI; this is encoded by the coding sequence ATGGACCTTTTGCCTATTAAGCGAGCACTGTTGAGTGCTACTGATAAGACTGGGTTGGTCGAATTTGCGACGTTCTTAAGCGAAAATGGTGTGGAGTTGGTTTCTACCGGCGGTACAGCACGTATGCTTAAAGAAGCCGGGCTGAAGGTTACACCTGTAAGTGAGGTTACCGGATTCCCTGAAATCCTTGGCGGCAGGGTAAAAACCCTTAACCCGTTTATTCATGGTGGTATCCTTGCAGACAAGGATAACCCGGAGCATCTTGCTACCCTTAAAGAGCATGAAATTGCAGCGTTCGATTTGATCGTAGTAAACCTCTACAACTTTGAGAACGCAGCAGCACGCGGTCTTGATTTACGCGGCGCAGTGGAAGAAATTGACATCGGCGGCCCTTGTATGCTTCGTGCCGCAGCGAAAAATTTTCATTCTATTCTCGTTCTTCCGGATCCTTCCGAGTATAAAGCTGTACAGAAGGAACTGCTCGAAAATGATATGCGCGTAGGGCTTGCACTTCGTCGTGATATGGCGGTAAAAACATTTGCGCGTACTTCTCAGTACGATGGAATGATTACGGAGTATCTTGCTAGCAAAGATATTTAA